CCCCGGCGGCGCGCAGCACGGCGGCCCGGCGCACGCCGGCCACGCAGCCGGTGGCCAACGCGGGGGTATAGAGCACGTCATTTTTCACCCAAAAAATGGCGGCCGCGCCCGCCTCGGCCACGTGCCCGGCTGCGTCGCAGAGGAGAATCTCGTCGAGCCCGCGCCGCTGGCGCTCGTGGGCCGCCCGCACGTAAAGCCACGCCTGCGGCCCCTTGCAAAAGCTAAGCGGCGAATGAATAGAATGGGTTTCGTGCGCAAAATCAACGCGTTGCAGCGACGCTTCATCGGGCACGAAGGCTTCGGCGGTGGCTAGCCACTCGGCCTGGTCGGTGGGCGGCGAGTAGCGGCCGCCGCCACGGCGCCACAGTTGCAGGCGCAGGCGGGCGGCGGGTAGTTGACAGGCAGCAGCAAGCCCGGCTAGGGTAATTTCCAGTGCCTCGGCCGTGGCCAGGGCCGCGGGTAGCGTGAGGTACAACGCAGCGGCGGCCCGTTGTATCCGGGCCAGGTGGTCGGCGGCGTAGCGCAGGCGCCCGCCAGTAAGAATCAGCGTTTCAAAAAAGCCGTCGCCAAAGGCCAGCCCCCGGTTGGGCAGGGGCAGGTGAAGGGAAGCAGGCTCCAGTAGGTTTCCGTTGAAAAGCAGCATCGGCAGGGGCTAGCGGCGGGCTACGCGGTAGGGCACCCGCACAGTAAAGGTGGTATCGGGGGCGTTTTGGTTAAGGCGGATAGCCGCCATCCAACTGGATGCGCCGGGCTTGGTGGATGCGCGGACGCGCACGGTAACCGCGCCATTAGGCTCGACGGGTATCGGTTGGCCATTCCATTAAGTGAAAATAGCAGAAGTCAGCGGCTAGGGGGAGTTATCATTAGCACAGCATTGCCAGCACCAAGCGCTAACTCAAATCAACCCGAATTTCT
The genomic region above belongs to Hymenobacter sp. BRD128 and contains:
- a CDS encoding aminotransferase class IV; its protein translation is MLLFNGNLLEPASLHLPLPNRGLAFGDGFFETLILTGGRLRYAADHLARIQRAAAALYLTLPAALATAEALEITLAGLAAACQLPAARLRLQLWRRGGGRYSPPTDQAEWLATAEAFVPDEASLQRVDFAHETHSIHSPLSFCKGPQAWLYVRAAHERQRRGLDEILLCDAAGHVAEAGAAAIFWVKNDVLYTPALATGCVAGVRRAAVLRAAGATGLACQQGLFSQEALLAADAVFTANVAAVRVVRQVSGRAFGSLPAPWLALLSAL